A region from the Magnetococcus sp. PR-3 genome encodes:
- a CDS encoding helix-turn-helix domain-containing protein: protein MEDTIASRIKTLSAEVGSLNRLGKLCEIGESTLRAWLGGTIPKADAIGKVADTVGVNLDWLVLGKGPMRHADAGEWQGAGMIDGYPEITPQLIMEAVEAVDTLLGEQGKVVPPGKIHLLVQAACEDYVDAKRANNAPDNIIDFRPLRRNIKLAV from the coding sequence ATGGAAGATACGATAGCCAGTCGCATAAAGACTCTCTCAGCAGAGGTCGGAAGCCTTAATAGGCTCGGGAAACTATGCGAAATAGGCGAGAGTACTTTGCGAGCATGGCTGGGTGGCACCATCCCTAAAGCGGATGCAATCGGCAAGGTTGCGGATACTGTCGGGGTAAATCTGGATTGGCTGGTGCTCGGCAAAGGGCCTATGCGCCACGCAGACGCTGGCGAATGGCAAGGGGCGGGTATGATTGATGGGTACCCAGAGATAACGCCCCAGCTGATCATGGAGGCCGTAGAGGCCGTGGATACCCTGCTCGGTGAGCAGGGCAAGGTGGTTCCCCCAGGCAAGATACACCTACTTGTGCAGGCAGCCTGTGAAGATTATGTTGACGCCAAACGCGCCAACAACGCCCCGGATAATATAATAGATTTCAGACCTTTACGCCGAAACATTAAGCTTGCCGTCTAA